A DNA window from Porphyromonas gingivalis ATCC 33277 contains the following coding sequences:
- a CDS encoding DUF3872 domain-containing protein translates to MKKKILNTIWVMGVLALAGVCLSACNHELDIQQAYPFTVETMPVQKHIVKGQTAEIRCTLKRQGRFEDARYTIRYFQPDGKGRLKMNDGTVFKPNDRYPLTKEVFRLYYTSASSDQQTIDVYVEDNFGQTEKLSFEFNSQKDEEKEKTNGDKK, encoded by the coding sequence ATGAAAAAGAAAATATTGAATACGATTTGGGTAATGGGAGTGCTTGCCCTCGCCGGGGTTTGTCTATCTGCTTGTAATCACGAGTTGGATATTCAGCAGGCGTACCCCTTCACGGTAGAGACGATGCCGGTGCAGAAGCACATCGTCAAGGGACAGACGGCGGAGATACGCTGTACGCTCAAACGGCAGGGACGGTTTGAAGACGCACGCTATACCATTAGATACTTTCAACCTGATGGAAAGGGACGGCTGAAGATGAACGACGGCACGGTGTTCAAACCCAATGACCGTTACCCTCTTACAAAAGAGGTGTTCAGGCTATACTACACCTCTGCTTCCTCTGACCAGCAGACGATAGATGTGTATGTGGAGGACAATTTCGGACAGACGGAAAAACTCTCGTTTGAGTTCAACAGTCAAAAGGACGAGGAAAAGGAGAAAACGAATGGGGACAAGAAGTAA
- a CDS encoding glycoside hydrolase family protein, translating into MGTRSKLLVLSFCLVCLSCFRLFAQEGGKALFSLPPFERAVVCIKHFEGLHSWKDYPYVGYGHRLLPCEHFTAAMTERQADSLLRVDLMKRLMMFKDYGKDALLLAVLSYNVGTGRLLGYGKHPKSRLLRKIESGNRNFYREFVSFCRYKGKVLRGLVKRRKVEFALFYIP; encoded by the coding sequence ATGGGGACAAGAAGTAAACTTCTCGTTTTATCGTTCTGCCTTGTTTGCCTATCCTGCTTCCGCCTTTTCGCTCAGGAGGGCGGAAAGGCTCTCTTTTCACTACCGCCGTTCGAGCGTGCCGTTGTCTGCATCAAACACTTCGAGGGCTTACATTCTTGGAAGGATTATCCCTATGTAGGCTATGGACATCGGCTTCTGCCCTGTGAACACTTCACGGCAGCAATGACGGAACGGCAGGCGGACTCTCTGCTCCGTGTAGACCTGATGAAGCGTCTGATGATGTTCAAGGACTACGGAAAGGATGCCCTGCTGCTTGCCGTTCTGTCCTACAACGTTGGAACGGGCAGGTTGCTGGGATATGGTAAACACCCCAAAAGCCGATTGCTGCGGAAGATAGAGTCGGGCAACAGGAATTTCTACCGCGAATTTGTCTCTTTCTGCCGATACAAGGGCAAAGTCCTCAGAGGTCTTGTCAAACGACGAAAAGTGGAGTTCGCTCTGTTTTATATACCCTGA
- a CDS encoding TIR domain-containing protein, producing the protein MAKTYSVFISHSWDHVDDLKNLRNLLEKRGYFHVEFEEASPEEPINSENSAYIRRRLKEKISNSDIVLGIAGMYASYSDWMKWELDTAIAEEVPIVGVIPRGQERISKVVTDRSVEDVHWNTESIVDAIRRRAK; encoded by the coding sequence ATGGCAAAAACTTATTCAGTATTTATCAGTCACTCATGGGATCATGTAGATGATTTGAAGAACCTCCGTAACCTTTTAGAAAAGAGAGGTTATTTTCATGTTGAATTTGAAGAGGCTTCACCTGAAGAACCTATCAACTCAGAAAATTCAGCATACATCAGACGTCGTTTGAAAGAGAAAATCTCTAATTCTGACATTGTTTTAGGCATTGCTGGTATGTATGCCTCTTACAGCGACTGGATGAAATGGGAGTTGGACACTGCAATAGCGGAAGAAGTTCCAATAGTAGGAGTTATTCCTCGGGGGCAAGAGAGAATTTCAAAAGTTGTTACAGATCGCTCCGTAGAGGATGTTCATTGGAATACAGAAAGTATTGTTGATGCCATTCGAAGAAGGGCTAAATAA
- a CDS encoding tetratricopeptide repeat-containing protein, with the protein MENRKRICFVIMGFGKKQDPYTNRTIDLDATYNKIIQPSAEACDYKCIRADEILDSGTIDRSMYALLYKADLVIADITTDNANALYELGTRHALRPFSTIIIKGGESKIPFDLGHTRILSYEHLGNEISKKEAQRSVRELKSIIKAVTENPVPDSPLYTYIPKIEQPKISDEDLEEIIGELRAKENTVYSLSEQAKRFMHEKRFEEAAQKWHKLRQMVENDIFYIQQEALCTYKSEKPGKVPALTNALQIMASIKEQTDTETLGITGAINKRLWYETKDESYLDYAIEMYRKGWTLHQDYYTGENYALCLEQKSILEKDERHKIHKQVEAEEIRKQIIDIILPTLEEEEPEELKWKYATLANCYFALGDVKKEQEYDQKFKEQNPEDWEIETYLENKQNSINCNNK; encoded by the coding sequence ATGGAAAATAGAAAAAGGATATGTTTTGTAATTATGGGCTTTGGAAAAAAACAAGACCCCTATACAAATAGAACAATAGATTTAGACGCGACATATAATAAGATAATTCAACCGTCAGCAGAAGCCTGTGATTACAAGTGCATCCGTGCAGATGAAATTTTGGATTCAGGTACGATTGATAGAAGTATGTATGCTTTGCTCTATAAAGCGGATTTAGTAATTGCGGATATTACGACAGACAACGCTAACGCCCTATATGAATTGGGTACTCGGCATGCTCTGAGACCTTTTTCGACCATTATAATAAAAGGAGGCGAGAGTAAAATTCCTTTTGACTTAGGACACACTCGAATTTTATCTTATGAGCATTTAGGCAATGAAATCTCTAAAAAAGAAGCTCAAAGAAGTGTCAGAGAATTGAAGTCTATAATAAAAGCTGTAACAGAAAATCCTGTACCAGATAGCCCTCTATACACATACATCCCTAAAATAGAACAACCCAAAATCTCTGATGAAGATTTAGAGGAAATAATAGGAGAACTTCGGGCTAAAGAGAATACGGTATATTCTCTTTCAGAACAAGCAAAAAGGTTTATGCATGAAAAGCGTTTTGAAGAAGCCGCTCAGAAATGGCATAAACTCAGGCAAATGGTAGAAAATGATATTTTTTATATTCAACAAGAAGCTCTATGCACATATAAAAGTGAAAAGCCCGGAAAAGTTCCAGCTTTGACAAATGCACTTCAAATAATGGCATCTATAAAGGAACAGACAGATACTGAAACGTTGGGCATTACTGGAGCCATCAATAAAAGATTATGGTATGAAACAAAAGATGAGAGTTATTTAGATTACGCCATTGAGATGTACAGGAAGGGCTGGACTCTACATCAAGATTACTATACTGGAGAGAATTATGCCCTTTGCTTGGAACAAAAATCTATTCTCGAAAAAGATGAACGGCACAAAATACATAAACAAGTTGAAGCTGAAGAAATCAGAAAGCAAATTATAGATATAATCCTTCCTACTTTGGAGGAAGAAGAGCCCGAAGAACTCAAATGGAAGTATGCCACATTGGCGAACTGTTATTTTGCGCTTGGAGATGTAAAAAAAGAGCAGGAGTATGACCAAAAGTTCAAAGAGCAGAATCCTGAAGACTGGGAAATAGAAACATACCTTGAAAATAAGCAGAATAGTATTAACTGTAATAATAAATAA
- a CDS encoding PcfJ domain-containing protein, with the protein MKPRNKFEKAVLAESKHLRPITKTQSKWAFRECIDHFAYRLPKGRTTCMDCGHSWTIEKTTEHCTCPHCRAKLQVRTTFERKIRQKQYFTILTTCGEYQVLRMFLLSVEMEKGCKASSYTIEIGQYWWNAQGRKTIVAVQRVLGKYIDTFSYCSPMAVRNDNEAYHHISYSPIYPKFKATEALRRNGFKNDFHDIAPTVLIPALLSDSRAETLIKAGRTEHLKYFLDNSRAFDACWQSYKVANRNGYDIEDISIWCDYVDMLRRLGKDIHSPKYVCHTDLHREHDRRQHELRRQREKEEKEKKRKKAMEDEERFKELKSKFFGIRFTDGAIQVHVLESVQEHLDEGVAMHHCVFDNAYYLKENSLILSATIEGRRIETIEVSLDTLKVVQSRGVCNKNTEYHEQIVSLVNANRKLIRQRMRATA; encoded by the coding sequence ATGAAACCGAGAAACAAGTTTGAAAAGGCAGTACTTGCCGAGAGCAAGCACTTACGACCGATAACCAAGACACAGAGCAAATGGGCATTCCGTGAGTGTATAGACCATTTCGCCTACCGACTTCCCAAAGGTCGTACTACGTGTATGGATTGTGGGCATAGTTGGACAATAGAGAAGACAACCGAACATTGCACTTGCCCTCATTGTAGAGCAAAGTTGCAAGTCCGAACGACTTTTGAACGTAAGATAAGACAGAAGCAATACTTTACGATACTTACCACTTGTGGAGAGTACCAAGTATTAAGAATGTTTCTTCTTTCTGTAGAAATGGAGAAAGGTTGCAAGGCATCATCATACACTATTGAAATCGGTCAGTATTGGTGGAACGCACAAGGACGAAAGACGATTGTTGCCGTTCAGAGAGTATTGGGCAAATACATCGACACCTTTTCCTATTGCTCGCCTATGGCAGTGAGAAACGACAACGAAGCCTACCACCATATATCGTACTCTCCGATATATCCGAAGTTCAAGGCAACGGAAGCACTCCGCAGGAATGGATTTAAGAATGATTTTCATGACATCGCACCAACTGTTCTCATTCCAGCCCTATTGTCCGACAGCCGTGCGGAAACATTGATTAAAGCAGGTAGAACCGAGCATCTGAAATACTTTCTTGACAATTCGAGGGCATTTGACGCTTGTTGGCAATCCTATAAAGTCGCCAATCGCAACGGCTATGACATAGAGGACATTTCAATTTGGTGCGACTATGTGGATATGCTCCGCAGATTGGGCAAGGACATACACAGTCCGAAGTATGTTTGCCACACCGACCTGCATAGAGAACACGACCGCAGACAACACGAACTCCGCAGACAAAGGGAAAAGGAAGAAAAGGAGAAGAAACGCAAAAAGGCAATGGAGGACGAGGAACGTTTCAAAGAACTCAAATCCAAGTTCTTTGGTATCCGTTTCACGGACGGCGCAATCCAAGTCCACGTTTTGGAGAGCGTGCAGGAACATTTGGATGAGGGTGTGGCAATGCATCATTGCGTATTCGACAATGCCTACTATCTTAAAGAGAACTCACTGATACTTTCGGCGACCATTGAGGGCAGACGGATAGAAACGATTGAAGTTAGTTTGGACACACTCAAAGTCGTGCAAAGTCGTGGCGTGTGCAACAAGAATACGGAGTATCACGAGCAGATCGTGAGCCTTGTCAATGCCAACCGCAAATTGATAAGGCAGAGAATGAGAGCGACAGCATAA
- a CDS encoding antirestriction protein ArdA codes for MEATDLNEARIYVGTYAKYNNGSLQGEWVELSDFYDLDGFMERCAGIHEDEEEPEYMFQAWEEIPDGLIDEGHLEENFFELRDELDRLNDTEKEAFWIWVEGNNIQLTQDAYSLVKSFQSDYIGSYASREDFAEELAKVENDLPDFALIYFDFSKYANDLFCTDFWYKDGYVFRNN; via the coding sequence ATGGAAGCAACGGATTTGAACGAAGCACGCATCTATGTAGGCACTTATGCCAAGTACAACAACGGCTCATTGCAGGGCGAATGGGTGGAACTTTCGGACTTCTACGATTTGGACGGCTTTATGGAGCGTTGTGCCGGGATACACGAGGATGAGGAAGAACCCGAATATATGTTCCAAGCGTGGGAGGAAATCCCCGATGGTCTGATTGACGAGGGGCATTTGGAGGAAAACTTCTTTGAACTTCGGGACGAATTGGACAGACTGAACGACACGGAGAAAGAAGCCTTTTGGATATGGGTGGAGGGCAACAACATCCAACTCACACAAGACGCATACAGCCTTGTGAAGTCTTTCCAATCGGACTACATAGGAAGTTATGCAAGCAGGGAGGATTTTGCGGAGGAACTCGCAAAAGTGGAGAATGACTTACCCGATTTTGCACTGATATACTTTGACTTCTCCAAATATGCCAATGACCTTTTTTGTACGGACTTTTGGTATAAGGATGGCTATGTATTTCGGAACAACTAA
- a CDS encoding PcfK-like family protein: MKGTEHFKDVIQNYLETRASYDELFAESFRKENKNIDECITYILTEVQRMGCAGLSDEEVYSLAVHYYDEDNIEVGKYINCQVVVNHTIELTEEEKAEARKKAIERYQAEEYRKLTAKKPKLEKQVEQQIAQPSLFEF; this comes from the coding sequence ATGAAAGGTACAGAACATTTCAAGGACGTTATCCAAAACTATTTGGAAACGAGAGCATCATACGATGAACTCTTTGCGGAGAGTTTCCGCAAGGAGAATAAAAACATAGACGAGTGTATTACCTACATCTTGACGGAAGTCCAAAGAATGGGGTGTGCAGGTCTGTCCGATGAGGAGGTATATTCCCTTGCCGTGCATTATTACGACGAGGATAACATCGAGGTGGGCAAGTACATCAACTGCCAAGTCGTGGTAAACCATACTATCGAACTCACGGAGGAGGAAAAAGCGGAAGCAAGAAAAAAGGCTATCGAGCGATACCAAGCGGAGGAATACCGCAAACTTACCGCCAAGAAACCCAAATTGGAGAAGCAGGTGGAACAGCAGATAGCACAACCCTCACTATTCGAGTTTTAA